In Miscanthus floridulus cultivar M001 chromosome 8, ASM1932011v1, whole genome shotgun sequence, the sequence CCGAAGCGATCAGTCGTCGACGCTGATGAACAGCATGCAAAGCAAAGAGTTAAATTGACAGTTACTTTCGTTATTTTGGAAGAAAGAACTTGGTACACGTATAATGTTGGAACTGGCGAGAACATGCCTGTGGTGACAATGGCAGACTTGATCATGGCCGGCGACCACTCGGGGTGAACCGACTTGAGCAGCGCGACCACGGCCGAGACGTGTGGGCAGGCCATGGATGTCCCGGACATGAACTCGTACGAGTCGCGCACTGCCGCCAAGATGCTCACACCGGGTGCGGCGATGTCAGGCTGTTGTTGGTTCCAAACCAAAGCATTATTCGGTCGTCAAAACAGCAGCTTATTACATAAATATTTTTCCAATTCTGATGACACATGGACATCCTTTCACCTTGAGTATGGCAGGAAACTCAACGCTCGGTCCTCTCGACGAGAACGAGGCGATCCTCGGTGACAGCACCCAGTCGCCGACCACGGTCGTTGCCGGCGAAATCCTCACCACCGGCGTCCTGCCATGGCACGTTCGACGTCGAGAGTCATACATTCGAGCTTTGCTTGCCATTGATAACTGATGACCGCTTGTGGCAGTGGGCAACTAGCTCGCTCGCTCTCACCTTGTGTTGATCATATAAAAGGCGATCCGGTTTGCGATCtcgaagtcgacgagcacgcagGGCATGACTCCATTGCAGCTGTCTGCTTTGTCAAGCACGTTGGAAGAGTAGCCCGCAAAGATGAGCCCCCTGACGCCGACCTTCTTCACGTTGCTGATAGCGTTGAAGAAGCCTTGCCTTGGAGGATTGATGTTCACGTCCTCCGGTGCGTAGCACAGCACCACCTTGCCGGTGGCGTTCACGGACGCAAGCGACGCATTGTCGCATCTGTGCATGCATGCGCCGCCCATTTATATAGTTTTTTCAGTTTCAGAATGCGAGCAGGATTATATATTCAGAAAAAAGCAGTTGCAATAATTCCATCATACTCCATCATCAATCAATTACCTAAACCCATGAACAAGATTGAGGAACTCGCTTGTGTTCACTGTTGCATCCACGTAACGAGACTGCCCCTGCGCTTAATTAATTACAGAATTAATCAACGCGTTAATGCATGCGTTATTGCAGCTGTAAATCAAATGGAAGTTGCATATACTACTCCGATTATTAATTAAGGGAAAAGCTAGCTAAAGGGTCAACCGGTTGTTTTGTTTGCTCTCAAGTCTCAACACACGATTTCTCAGCCTTCTGATCCTATCCTTCTTCATTTCTTGTGCGTCGGATGTGAGGCTATATTCGCTTGGCAGTTTTAATTTGTTTTACCATGGTTTGCTGGCATCGCATGGAGATGGCTGACATATGCTGTCGGTATGGTTGTATGGAGACGTGGTAACTTTGTACTATAGCGGGAGGGTATATGCTACAAGTTGACATAGACAGAACAACAAGCTTTTTTATAACTTTTAATACATAAATTATTCAAATAAGTTTCTTCATACAAGTTTTTATGAAAATGTTTTTATCTAAAAGTATGTGCTTGGACATAGCAACAAGTTTTTTTATAACTTTTAATACATAACTTATTCGAATAAGTTTCTCCATACACGTTCTTGTGAAAATGTTTTTATCTAAAAGTATGTGCTCGGACATAGCAAAAAGTGTTTTTTAATATATAACTTATACCACCTAACTTATTCGAATAAGTTTCTTGATACAAGTTCCTATAAAAATGTTTTCCTTATAAAAGTATGTCTAGAAATTGACATTGACATAGCATTAGTTTTTTATATAACTTATAATACATAACTTAATTATTTGAATAAGTTTCTCTATACAAGTTCTCATAAAAATATTTTTACCCTAAAAGTATGTGCTAGAAGTTGACATAGACATAGCAACAAAATGTTTTTATATATAACTTATACCACCTAACTTATTCAAATAAGTTTTCTACATATAAGTTCTCATGAAAATATTTTCCTCCTAAAAGTATGTCTAGAAGTTGACACGTGGACATAACATTAGTTTTTTATATAACTTATAATACATAACTTATTTGAATGAGTTTCGCCATACAGTTCTCATGAAAAAAAATTATCCTAAAAGTATATGCTAGAAGTTGACATAGACATAGTAAAATGTGTTTTTATATATAACTTATACCATCTAACTTATTCGAATAAGTTTTCTCCGTACAAGTTCTCATGAAAATGTTTTCTTCCTAAACGTATGTCTAGAAGTTGACATGTGGACATAGCATTAGTTTTTTATATAACTTATAATACATAACTTATTCAAATAAGTTTCTCCATACAGTTCTCGTGAAAATGTTTTTCTCCTAAAAATATGTGCTAGAAGTTGACATTGGACGCAACAACAAAATTCCATAAGTCGCCAGATTAAAATCTCATGGCATTAAAAATTGTGTTGATACACCTATAAACACTCGGTTTTGTTTTTCTATTGATTTCGGTTGTTTTCAAGGATGTGAACACTCGGTTGTTAACAAGGCATTGAAATACTCGAACAACAGCAAGACAGTCTATATAAAATTTAATCCTAGTCAACCGCTAGATGTAGGCGGAGGCGGATCTTCGATGCCAGGGCCGAGCGCGCGCAAGCATCGGAGAAGAAGAGGGCCAAGGGCAAGGGCGTGCAGACGACGGCGCTGGATGACGAAGGAGCCAGTGAGAGCGAGGACATCGACTAcgaggaggaagacgaagacaTCGAGGCGAACACTACGGAGGCGACGGCGGGCGACAAGGCGGCGGACGCGAGCAGGTCCGGCGTCGCCGTGACGAAGAAGCGCATACGGAAGTAGTAGCACCAGGCGCGGGCTGCTAGGGCCACGGAGCAGTGCGAGGTTGAGGCTGCCGAGGTCGACAGAGACGTGGTTGCTCAGCTTGGTGATGCGCCTAGCATCAAGCCTCCCTGTATCTTGTTCGACGGGATCAGCAGTGCGCCAGTGCGGCAGCGGCTTCACGTCGAAGATGTTGTcggggagctcgccggtgaggttGTTCCACAACGAGCAGTTGTCGAACCCGATAGGGATGCCTTTGCCGTGCTGGTTCATCGAGAGGTCAAGGACGGCAAGCGCCGGGGTGGTCGCGTAGAACGATGGGATCACGCCATGGAAGCTGTTGTTGTTCGCGTTGAGCGACATGTGGCTCGGCGTGTGGGCCCTGATCACCGACGGAACTGCCCCACCAGGTTGTTGCTCGACACGTCGAGCGCGTGCAGCGGCAGCGCACCCATGGGCGGCGGCAGGTCCGGCAACGAAGACATGGTGGTGCGCAGCGGCCGTAGGGTGTTTTTTCATAAAATTTTATCCTAGTCATCAGTTATATGAGTTTGGAGATACGGTGTACGACTTAACAAGTTTAGGAGGACATATTTCGAATTTAAGAATTTGTAGACCTAATTAGCACACAGTCGCAAGTTTAAGGACCGCAAGTATATTTAACTCATTATAGGATTAGTCAaagcatgcatgcattatatatTGCAGCTGTAAACCAAATGGAAGTTGCATCCTAGCTATACTACTCTATTATGAATTGTTGATAACGAAAGTGGACGCGTATTACTTACCACCAGCTCTTCGTTGTTCCCGAGGACCACCTTTGTCGGGAACGACCGGTCCATCATGCTAGCGGCCACCGTGATGAGCCACGGCGCCGTGTTCCGCACCGTCTGCGGCGCGGGGCCGCGGTTCATGCCCGCGAACACCACCGGGACGCCCCTCGCCACGGCGTGCAGCGTGCCGGCGAACTCCTGGAAACCCCCCAGCGAGAGCGACAGCACGTCGACGCCGTCGTTGGTGGCGTCGTCTATGGCCGCCAGGAGCGCGGCACCGCCGCACCAGACCGTCGCACCCCAGCACGCCTTGTAGACGGCCAGCCGGGCGCGGGGCGCGCCACCGCGCGCCACCCCGGCGGCGAGCCCGCTGCCGTAGTAGCTCACGTCCCGCACGGGGCTGCCGGCGATCGTCGAGGCCACGTGCGTCCCGTGACCGTTGTGGTCCCTGGGCGACATGAACTCCCCCTTGAGCAGCTCGGGGTCCACGCCGCCGGTGTACCACCGCGCGCCGATGATCTTCCTGTTGCAGCTCGTCGCGTTGAACGCCTCGCCGGTCTGGCACTCGCCTTTCCACCGTGCGGGCACGGGGCCGTATCCACTGTCGTCGAAGCTTCGTGATTCAGGCCAGATGCCTGCAAAGTTAGTCTTCACTTATGCTGCTCTTTCACAGAGGcggtttggaatcaagttcacatTTGGGAGCACTTTGACGGTATATTGGACCAGCAACAGGATGCCTTAGTGGGAGAAGGCCGCTAGCAAAGACTAGCGCCTCCGGCTGATCGAAAGAGGTTCAATGGCTAGTAATATACACATTCTGGAACTTTTGGAAAGAGAGGAGCAGGTGCATTTTCGACAACACTTTAGAAACAGTGCGGCAGCTGGTAGCTGCGAGGATCCAAGACGACATTGAACAGAGGAAGAGACACTACGGAAACAGGGCCTTTATCGAGTGCaactttctttgtcgagtgctaaaaATCAGCCACTCGACAAAgagctattttgccgagtgccgcactcggcaacaatatacactcggcaaagaaggctttgccaagtgtcaggcactcggcaaagtcagacactcggcaaaggccctttttgccgagtgttaggcactcggcaaactctggcgctcggcaaaaaacggcgtcaggtaacggccgccgcctgccgtccaggtttgccgagtgccagcgggtaggtactcggcaaaaaatttccttgccgagtgccagatcctgacactcggcaaaggactaggGCTGCCGGTTTACCGAGCGCCAgattggggcactcggcaaaggtgttttttttaaatctaaaccctaaaccacatTGCatctttttttaaaataaaaaatgccactttgccgagtgccgggcggagaggcactcggcaaacatttttaaaaaaaattggcacGCTCAGCTGGCACTCGCCAAagagcatgtttgccgagtgtcaaaagatgacactcggcaaaccattttttttttgtattttgacctTCAAACTTTTTATGTAGTCATCTTACagtacttggtactccatgtcgaaatttggtacattttccgaactgtttgctatatttagttaatttattttttttaattgatttttttcgaaaaatgcaaatttgaactgcacgtgtatcgaataatagaatttaatgattaaaaaaaatgatattcatggtattgagtgtagtgtgaggctgtATCCAGGAATAGACccaaaatttcgaacatcttgttcacgaaacatgaccatgaacttgcagacgaattgtttttaaattctataaaatgcaaacgaagtctaaaaatcatgaaacttgtcgagatgtcatgatatcatatgtggaggatgtgataaaaatttgagaagattTGGCGCACGTTATCACGTATGATGCTTAAAAAtttgagatgtcatgatatcatatgtgtaggatgatgactggtgccgaggttcatgctcagatagatgctctcgtgtccaatgaagaaggtggttttgtgggatagggtgaaaaacatatgtggactcatatctcgagcatgacgaggctcccctatttcgatgaccttcttctgccacataacattgatataatgcacactaaaaagaatgtcgccAATGCACTTTggacaacactcatggacactaaaaagtctaaggacaaccctaaggctagaatGGATCTgacaacgttgtgcgatagaccaaatcaagagatgcatcctcctagtcatggcaagacctagagaaggcctaaggccgatttcatcttgaaaaaggaccaaaggagggaagtacttgaatggatcaagacgctaatgttccctgatgggtatgcagcgaatctaaagagaggagtgaacttaggcactctgcgagtcaatgagatgaagagtcgtgactaccacatatggattgagcggcttcttccggcaatggttcaaggctatgtcccggagcatgtctggcaagtgttggcagagttgagctacttattccgccagctttgtgccaaggagctctctcggaccgtcattgatgacttgaaaaaagcggcacccgtgttgctctgtaagttgaagaagatctttccaccgggctgcttcttgccgatgcagcatttgattgtgcacctcccgtatgaggcacggatgggggggccatgcagaaccgttggtgctatccaatcgagagatgtctgaagactcttcgcaaaaattatagaaataaagccaaaattgaggcttccattgcagatgcatatattctagaggaggtgttaaacttcacagagaaatactacactgagaacctttctagcgtttataatccacctcctcgttataatgctggcgaaaatgaatcgaatctctgccttttccaagggcaactcggaagcgcaagtgcatcgaccactaagcaattgaaaaataaagAGTGACAcaatatcatgctatatgtgttgaccaaccttgtcgaggtgcagccgttcattgggtaagttctgaacgaacttgtttcatttcgccgtatgtccttgtttcttcgttcAACCCCGTTGTTTCTCGctggtatagggaatttcttcgtcaatcctggcatggatcaaggcaacctaccctgcaagaaaatgatacccttctttcacagggtgtgggaccagagagccccgatttcatatgttggttcaaacaaaaagcccaaactgatgcgcctataagtgacgagctgagacaggttgcaaacggctgtgctgttagggtcaagtcatttaccgattATGACGTGGGATATCATTTTcgcacagcaagctacgagcagagtcgacctaatcgaaaaaccacaaacaacggagttgttacgcccgacactgatggactcgactattatagaagaattgaagaaatctagaactatcattctatggttccaaacctcttactcatgtcatattcaaatgccactggtttcatcctggagtaacgagacggacccctaagcttgggctagtcgagattcgataggattccATATATCcaagaaaagatgtctacattgtggctcaataggccgttcaggtttattatacgttgtgggggatatacccccgggtaccacaagatggtacatgggccgcaccatccgaggtggcctggctcgtaagatcaaggcgtgcatagtAAGATtaaagttgtactatatattgtaatagtaccaaataggatactttacttgtaaccctcctcctccagagtatataaggagaggcaggggtccccctcagggacagatcatacagtatacatctcaatacaatacaccaaagacacaggacgtagggtattacgtcgatcagacggcccgaacctgtctaaatcgctgtctctacgccttgtgtcaccatctggttccagatcacgcgctctgtctgccgataatctactaccttgggcatacccctaggtagactgccgaccatatttcgtcgacagtggcgcgccaggtagggggtgtgtgcgctgatccatggcgagccagatggacctcaagatcaacatcATCCATCGGCAACTCGGCGTCGGGCAAGAGATCAGATCACTGTTCTTCACGCCGCTGTTGTCGTCAACGGGATCTGCTATTTTCCGCCGATCTCATCAATTTATTGCTATCGAGTTGAAGACGGAGTCGGTTTCCGTGTCGCTGCCACCAGATCCGATTCGATGCCCTCAGCTGCGCCTCGACGACGCAATTTCTTATCTACGTAAAGCCGTTCGTGCTGTCAGCCAAGGATCAGAGGCAAGAAGGCTTTGTCCACCCGATGCTACGCCGCTGTTCCTGATCTGGGAGCCAAGGATTAATAGTGCTGTCAGCCAAGGAAGTTATCTACTACAGCATCAATCATGAAGACGATGCATGCAAGGCTTTAGCACATGCACGTATAGATTAATCAAAGACATGCAAGCCGACTACAGATTTCCAAGGCACTTGCATGCGCGCATGCACGTACGCACCATCTCCCGGAGCATGCAAGGGCCGACTCCGCGCATACAcactacttactccgaccaccgAACTgatcgagctccgaccacgaccacgtcgaccacgtcccgagcagctctgtcgagctccgaccacgtcgacacctcgaccacaagactacg encodes:
- the LOC136468855 gene encoding subtilisin-like protease SBT3.9, which codes for MNRGSVLASTLLLLLVHSYFTTWLPLPALSSSKVYIVYMGEKEHDDPSMVTTSHHDVLASVLGSKEAALKSIVYSYKHGFSGFAAMLTEAQAEELSSLDGVVFVKPDALYEMQTTRSWDVVLGNISDQQSARLQQKAKFGQDIIVGVVDSGIWPESRSFDDSGYGPVPARWKGECQTGEAFNATSCNRKIIGARWYTGGVDPELLKGEFMSPRDHNGHGTHVASTIAGSPVRDVSYYGSGLAAGVARGGAPRARLAVYKACWGATVWCGGAALLAAIDDATNDGVDVLSLSLGGFQEFAGTLHAVARGVPVVFAGMNRGPAPQTVRNTAPWLITVAASMMDRSFPTKVVLGNNEELVGQSRYVDATVNTSEFLNLVHGFRCDNASLASVNATGKVVLCYAPEDVNINPPRQGFFNAISNVKKVGVRGLIFAGYSSNVLDKADSCNGVMPCVLVDFEIANRIAFYMINTRTPVVRISPATTVVGDWVLSPRIASFSSRGPSVEFPAILKPDIAAPGVSILAAVRDSYEFMSGTSMACPHVSAVVALLKSVHPEWSPAMIKSAIVTTASTTDRFGMPILAEGLPRKPADPFDMGGGHIEPDRAADPGLVYDVDPAEYTRFFRCTLDPKDDCSSYMGRLYQLNLPSIAVPDLVGSVTVSRTVTNVGPAEVTYRVAVEAPAGVDVSVEPTVMTFAVDASRNATFKATLTARQMVQGVYTFGSLAWSDDGGAHSVRIPIAVRSVIQDFVADVS